A DNA window from Streptomyces sp. B21-083 contains the following coding sequences:
- a CDS encoding helicase associated domain-containing protein yields the protein MVADWVSFNVIDTERQDWARGWAKLKTYVERTGNARVPYGYREGATPLGQWVAEQRRAYGAGEMSGQRAQRLERLGMVWSVADERFQENLEAAKAYYEDHWTLCSPRPAVALNRPVGQWLSNLRRPGALDGHPEWKTALEAVDEDWNPSWPAEWQRHYAALRELVADEEGQAEVLPGFTVHGMDIGKWLARQRTPKVWEALHDGQRERLEQLGIMPPAPEPEEPAEPSTATVSAFEKGVAALAQYRTRTGSVKVPRGHTETIVVDGQGHAVKLGVFLSNTKSRRGKLGTDKLAALAALGLDWAAE from the coding sequence ATGGTCGCAGACTGGGTCAGCTTCAACGTCATCGACACCGAACGTCAGGACTGGGCTCGCGGCTGGGCGAAGCTGAAGACATACGTCGAGCGGACTGGGAACGCGAGGGTGCCCTACGGATACCGAGAGGGCGCGACACCTCTCGGGCAGTGGGTGGCGGAGCAGCGACGGGCGTACGGGGCCGGGGAGATGAGCGGGCAGCGCGCGCAGCGGCTGGAGCGGCTCGGCATGGTGTGGTCGGTGGCGGATGAGCGCTTCCAGGAGAATCTGGAGGCCGCGAAGGCGTACTACGAAGACCATTGGACCCTCTGCAGTCCGAGGCCCGCCGTGGCCCTGAACAGGCCGGTAGGACAGTGGTTGAGCAACTTGCGCCGCCCGGGTGCGCTGGACGGGCACCCCGAGTGGAAGACGGCGCTGGAGGCCGTGGACGAGGACTGGAACCCTTCGTGGCCGGCGGAGTGGCAGAGGCACTACGCCGCGCTGCGCGAGCTGGTGGCCGACGAAGAGGGCCAGGCGGAGGTTCTGCCCGGGTTCACGGTCCACGGCATGGACATCGGGAAATGGCTCGCCCGGCAGCGGACGCCGAAAGTCTGGGAGGCCCTTCACGACGGGCAGCGCGAGCGCCTGGAGCAGCTCGGCATCATGCCGCCGGCCCCGGAGCCGGAAGAGCCCGCAGAGCCGTCCACGGCGACCGTGAGCGCCTTCGAGAAGGGCGTGGCGGCCCTCGCGCAGTACAGGACCCGCACCGGCTCCGTGAAGGTCCCGCGAGGGCACACAGAGACGATCGTGGTCGACGGGCAGGGACACGCTGTGAAGCTGGGGGTGTTCCTGTCGAACACGAAGTCGAGGCGCGGGAAGCTTGGGACCGACAAGCTCGCCGCGCTGGCCGCCCTCGGACTCGACTGGGCAGCTGAGTGA
- a CDS encoding carbamoyltransferase family protein: MSRTSPCVVGINLGHDGGAALITGTVMVAIGEERLNRTRYSPGWEASLLYCLRAAGLTLADVDLVAVSGIGRTPPTRAETGLMHLGIDRSRIVPVDHHLSHAYTAYCLSPYDTATVLVVDGGGNNNDTETYYRATPDGIERLGSNQPTRPRAAGIGATYEAFTNWFGWHEQEAGKTMALASYGEPDPHLAPLFDVVDTCVHGRLTRTHAPGIADLADRTGFDFGPYTSLGDHPLAANAAAYVQRETERALCTLAEQTIAATGLGNLCFAGGVALNCVAADKLRRLDTVTGYFAPPAASDRGQALGCALYAFHRLTGDLPKRPLTSDCFGCDYTDTEIEQALHRDPRSGLVERHRTPFTWRRESDIAHTAAQMIADGKIIGWFQGGSELGPRALGARSILADPRTRDSADALNHRIKHREPFRPFAPAVLADHASAWFDLEVPSPFMLLAPPVRPGHADKIAAVVHVDGTARVQTVDPATAPAYGALIEHFHQLTGVPIVLNTSFNDREPIVETPAHALATLQACDLDAACIGPYLVERS, translated from the coding sequence ATGAGCCGGACCAGCCCGTGCGTCGTCGGCATCAACCTTGGTCACGACGGTGGTGCCGCGCTGATCACCGGCACCGTGATGGTCGCCATCGGCGAGGAACGCCTCAACCGCACCCGCTACAGCCCCGGCTGGGAAGCGTCCCTCCTGTATTGCCTGCGCGCGGCCGGTCTCACGCTCGCCGACGTCGACCTGGTCGCCGTCAGCGGCATCGGCCGCACCCCGCCGACCCGTGCCGAGACCGGCCTCATGCACTTGGGTATCGACCGGAGCCGGATCGTGCCGGTCGACCACCACCTCAGCCACGCCTACACCGCCTACTGCCTCAGCCCGTACGACACGGCGACCGTGCTGGTCGTCGACGGCGGCGGCAACAACAACGACACCGAGACCTACTACCGGGCCACCCCCGACGGCATCGAGCGACTGGGCTCCAACCAGCCCACCCGGCCCCGCGCGGCCGGGATCGGCGCGACCTACGAGGCGTTCACCAACTGGTTCGGCTGGCACGAGCAGGAAGCCGGCAAGACCATGGCGCTCGCCTCGTACGGCGAGCCCGACCCTCACCTCGCCCCGCTCTTCGACGTCGTCGACACCTGCGTCCACGGACGGCTCACCCGTACCCACGCACCCGGCATCGCCGACCTCGCGGACCGGACCGGCTTCGACTTCGGCCCGTACACCAGCCTCGGTGACCACCCCCTCGCCGCCAACGCCGCCGCCTACGTCCAGCGCGAGACCGAACGCGCCCTGTGCACCCTCGCGGAACAGACGATCGCCGCGACCGGCCTGGGCAACCTGTGCTTCGCCGGGGGCGTCGCCCTCAACTGTGTCGCCGCCGACAAACTCCGCCGCCTGGACACGGTCACCGGCTACTTCGCCCCGCCCGCCGCCTCCGACCGCGGACAGGCCCTCGGCTGCGCCCTCTACGCCTTCCACCGCCTCACCGGCGACCTCCCCAAACGGCCCCTGACCAGCGACTGCTTCGGCTGCGACTACACCGACACGGAGATCGAGCAGGCCCTGCACCGCGACCCCCGATCCGGCCTGGTCGAACGCCACCGCACACCCTTCACCTGGCGGCGCGAGAGCGACATCGCCCACACCGCCGCCCAGATGATCGCCGACGGGAAGATCATCGGTTGGTTCCAGGGCGGCAGTGAACTCGGACCCCGCGCCCTGGGTGCCCGCAGCATCCTCGCCGACCCCCGAACCCGCGACAGCGCCGACGCCCTCAACCACCGGATCAAGCACCGCGAGCCGTTCAGGCCCTTCGCACCGGCCGTCCTCGCCGACCACGCCAGCGCTTGGTTCGACCTCGAGGTCCCCAGCCCGTTCATGCTGCTCGCCCCGCCCGTACGGCCCGGCCACGCCGACAAGATCGCCGCAGTCGTCCACGTCGACGGCACCGCCCGCGTCCAGACCGTCGACCCGGCCACCGCGCCCGCGTACGGGGCCCTGATCGAGCACTTCCACCAGCTCACCGGGGTGCCCATCGTCCTGAACACGTCCTTCAACGACCGCGAACCCATCGTCGAAACCCCAGCCCACGCCCTCGCCACCCTCCAGGCCTGCGACCTGGACGCGGCGTGCATCGGCCCATACCTGGTCGAACGGTCCTGA
- a CDS encoding AAA family ATPase produces the protein MNAPVLVLDGPPGAGKTSLLARIVCALADDTLWFTEPNARLSAGLAAPVHPSPAGHTLWFLRHELDKARAMRRLAADPDTRLLISDRNHLGALAYCYATRADDSLPYRTARDFYARRIAPELPDTVLTAILLVSPGQSLTRRGNTAELPRWKQWFDEGLLQRLHTFYTDIAPSLCPTPPTVIDTDGATPETVLAQVAGMLADAGLDQTVRRLTSATARAPRPPLDPQFADTYTRLGGLEAFGHPFTPPVPHRGGTVQLCQLGALHRDPAGHTRLWNPLAAPVRRAA, from the coding sequence GTGAACGCCCCCGTACTGGTCCTGGACGGCCCGCCCGGAGCGGGCAAGACCTCCCTGCTCGCCCGCATAGTGTGCGCCCTGGCCGACGACACCCTCTGGTTCACCGAGCCCAACGCCCGCCTCTCCGCAGGCCTCGCCGCACCGGTGCACCCCAGCCCGGCCGGACACACCCTCTGGTTCCTCCGCCACGAACTCGACAAGGCCCGCGCCATGCGACGCCTCGCCGCCGACCCCGACACACGCCTGCTCATCTCCGACCGCAATCACCTCGGAGCCCTCGCCTACTGCTACGCCACCCGCGCGGACGACTCCCTGCCCTACCGCACGGCCCGCGACTTCTACGCCCGCCGTATCGCCCCCGAGCTCCCGGACACGGTCCTCACCGCGATCCTCCTGGTCAGCCCCGGCCAGAGCCTGACCCGCCGCGGCAACACCGCCGAACTCCCGCGCTGGAAGCAGTGGTTCGACGAAGGCCTCCTGCAACGGCTGCACACCTTCTACACCGACATCGCGCCCTCGCTGTGCCCCACCCCGCCGACGGTCATCGACACCGACGGCGCCACCCCGGAGACGGTGCTCGCCCAGGTCGCCGGAATGCTCGCGGACGCCGGCCTCGATCAGACCGTGCGACGGCTGACCTCCGCCACCGCCCGCGCCCCGAGGCCGCCGCTGGATCCGCAGTTCGCCGACACCTACACCCGGCTCGGAGGGCTGGAGGCCTTCGGCCACCCCTTCACCCCGCCGGTTCCGCACCGTGGCGGCACCGTGCAGCTGTGCCAGCTCGGTGCCCTCCACCGCGACCCGGCCGGGCACACCCGTCTGTGGAACCCGCTCGCCGCTCCCGTACGGAGGGCTGCCTGA
- a CDS encoding GNAT family N-acetyltransferase, producing MAKKKTKRTTARRTPAAGSLTGPVRLTRRQLLDGVPGPDGVRIGLARPREAAVVNTLLKEAADDLETGHLEALARGECGTWLVDALAGTDPGERLVRAAAAGELQRAAGELSLPLVARDGDGRIVGALLGVPSGTVISGLARMPVAKQQILMSMLVYAKIKAVAVSEDVRGRGIGAALIARCVQVYWQLDYTLLFGEFDTTRPLGPYYARQGFSVLRPGQGIDVGTLLTGVPLHLGAGPGLTFFHQWRTQDT from the coding sequence ATGGCGAAGAAGAAGACGAAGAGGACGACGGCCAGAAGGACGCCGGCGGCTGGTTCCTTAACGGGGCCGGTCCGGCTGACGCGTCGGCAGTTGCTGGACGGTGTACCGGGGCCCGACGGTGTGCGGATCGGCCTCGCGAGGCCGCGGGAAGCCGCCGTGGTGAACACGCTGCTGAAGGAGGCCGCCGACGATCTGGAGACCGGCCACCTTGAAGCCCTCGCTCGCGGGGAGTGCGGGACGTGGCTGGTGGACGCCCTCGCGGGCACCGATCCCGGGGAACGGCTCGTACGAGCGGCGGCAGCCGGGGAACTCCAGCGGGCGGCGGGCGAGCTGTCCCTGCCGCTGGTCGCGCGGGACGGCGACGGCCGGATCGTCGGTGCGCTGCTGGGCGTCCCTTCGGGCACGGTCATCTCCGGGCTCGCCCGGATGCCGGTCGCCAAGCAGCAGATCCTGATGTCGATGCTGGTGTACGCGAAGATCAAAGCGGTCGCCGTGTCCGAGGACGTCCGCGGTCGTGGAATCGGGGCCGCCTTGATCGCACGGTGCGTGCAGGTGTACTGGCAGCTGGACTACACGCTGCTGTTCGGCGAGTTCGACACGACGCGTCCCTTGGGGCCCTACTACGCGCGGCAGGGCTTCAGTGTCCTGCGGCCCGGGCAGGGCATCGACGTCGGCACTCTGCTCACCGGTGTCCCGCTTCATCTCGGTGCCGGACCGGGCCTGACCTTTTTCCACCAGTGGCGGACCCAGGACACATAA
- a CDS encoding NUDIX hydrolase — protein sequence MTTSTPPLREAARAIVMDAADRVLLLRYDENGGFWATPGGSLEPGEDHATATLRELGEELGVEKTAIELGPQLAERTKDHLVGGREVRQVERYFLTRVSTTDIDPARATQPDNIREHRWWTLAELRAARETVYPAGLADLVAAVAAGHTPPQPVVLAG from the coding sequence ATGACGACCTCCACACCGCCGTTGAGGGAAGCCGCCCGCGCCATTGTCATGGACGCAGCCGACCGCGTCCTGCTGCTGCGCTACGACGAGAACGGCGGCTTCTGGGCGACGCCCGGCGGCTCCCTGGAGCCGGGGGAGGACCACGCCACGGCAACCCTCCGTGAGCTGGGTGAAGAACTCGGTGTCGAAAAGACGGCCATCGAGCTCGGGCCCCAGCTCGCGGAGCGCACCAAGGACCACCTGGTCGGCGGGCGCGAAGTCCGGCAGGTAGAGCGGTACTTCCTCACCCGGGTCTCCACTACCGACATCGACCCGGCCCGTGCGACGCAGCCCGACAACATCCGCGAGCACCGCTGGTGGACCCTGGCCGAACTGCGCGCCGCCCGGGAGACGGTCTACCCGGCAGGCCTCGCCGACCTGGTCGCGGCCGTTGCCGCAGGACACACGCCGCCGCAGCCGGTGGTCCTGGCGGGCTGA
- a CDS encoding sugar phosphate isomerase/epimerase family protein: protein MNTPSTDVAGRFVPCLNPATLTGLPLPEFLALAAGAGFPTVEVSVQQAQAHGLARLRDLLQELGVRVAAASGILPAGPILPAPLLVDPDTYRACLDGLNGRLEAMATLGCTVATTVLNPRSPLTTTRARALARERIVQLATAAAAHGVRLAVEAVSIRTGLPPGLDGPHPVVDSLPQLAELLHDTGTGHAGVLVDSFHWAAAGADPAHITGLAPGAIAHVQIADIPAGHTASVTDAQRLFPGDGALPWPAFTDALTRTGYDGTVSVELFNPALRALPAGEIARLSHHAATRCFTPAEASR, encoded by the coding sequence ATGAACACACCCTCCACCGACGTGGCCGGGCGGTTCGTGCCCTGCCTCAACCCCGCCACCCTCACCGGCCTCCCGCTGCCCGAGTTCCTCGCCCTGGCCGCCGGCGCCGGATTCCCCACCGTCGAAGTGTCCGTCCAGCAGGCCCAGGCCCACGGCCTCGCCCGGTTACGCGACCTGCTCCAGGAGCTCGGAGTGCGGGTGGCCGCCGCGAGCGGCATCCTGCCCGCCGGGCCCATCCTGCCCGCCCCGCTGCTGGTCGACCCGGACACCTACCGTGCCTGCCTGGACGGGCTGAACGGCCGTCTGGAGGCCATGGCCACGCTGGGCTGCACCGTCGCCACGACCGTCCTCAACCCCCGCTCCCCCCTCACCACCACCCGGGCGCGGGCTCTCGCCCGGGAACGGATCGTCCAACTCGCCACTGCCGCCGCAGCGCACGGAGTACGGCTCGCCGTCGAAGCCGTCAGCATCCGCACCGGGCTTCCGCCCGGACTGGACGGCCCTCACCCGGTCGTCGACAGCCTGCCCCAGCTCGCCGAACTGCTTCACGACACCGGCACGGGTCACGCGGGCGTACTGGTCGACTCCTTCCACTGGGCAGCCGCCGGAGCCGACCCTGCCCACATCACCGGCCTCGCCCCAGGCGCCATCGCGCACGTGCAGATCGCCGACATCCCGGCCGGCCACACCGCGAGCGTCACCGACGCACAGCGCCTGTTCCCCGGCGACGGAGCTCTGCCCTGGCCGGCCTTCACCGACGCCCTGACCCGGACCGGGTACGACGGCACGGTGTCGGTAGAGCTGTTCAACCCCGCCCTGCGGGCGCTGCCCGCAGGCGAGATCGCCCGCCTGTCCCACCACGCGGCCACCCGCTGCTTCACCCCTGCGGAGGCATCCCGATGA
- a CDS encoding Gfo/Idh/MocA family protein has protein sequence MTPTPTPSPAVRPWRLAVAGCGAAAFGLHLPLLTASTAFDVMAVADRDPARARTAQQQFAVPRTATRTGDLLTDTDVLVILTGVHEDLIEEALDAGVHVVTEKPVCLDAVRTRKLTARAKDAGLLLEVGAMRAHDPALHAALAHVPEPTGGWLVKADGVDEAARRRLLPAGFTPYTFDQDSPQPVPDHLAPHQATALQILLWQGYHLLTALVLAVPGTTATACHLDPDGQSVHAFLHGPGGQPFTLVISATPAGVFREQIHLNDTHAAATVDFARPYEPAATTWLTTADGTTSGFGDPFAAMWASINARLSGQYPADLPTSADLALRVEDLALALAGLTRTRKDTRS, from the coding sequence ATGACCCCCACCCCCACCCCGAGCCCCGCCGTACGGCCGTGGCGGCTCGCGGTCGCCGGATGCGGCGCCGCAGCCTTCGGCCTCCACCTCCCGCTCCTGACCGCCTCCACCGCGTTCGACGTGATGGCCGTCGCCGACCGCGACCCCGCACGCGCCCGCACCGCGCAACAGCAGTTCGCCGTGCCCCGCACCGCGACCCGGACCGGAGACCTGCTCACCGACACCGACGTGCTGGTCATCCTCACCGGCGTACACGAGGACCTCATCGAGGAAGCCCTGGACGCCGGCGTCCACGTCGTCACCGAGAAACCCGTCTGCCTGGACGCCGTACGCACCCGCAAGCTCACAGCCCGGGCCAAGGACGCAGGTCTGCTCCTGGAGGTCGGCGCGATGCGCGCCCACGACCCCGCGCTGCACGCGGCCCTCGCCCACGTACCCGAACCGACTGGCGGCTGGCTGGTGAAGGCCGACGGCGTCGACGAAGCCGCCCGCCGCCGTCTGCTCCCGGCCGGCTTCACCCCGTACACCTTCGACCAGGACTCGCCCCAGCCCGTTCCCGACCACCTCGCCCCGCACCAGGCGACGGCGCTGCAGATCCTGCTGTGGCAGGGCTACCACCTGCTGACCGCGCTGGTCCTGGCCGTCCCCGGCACCACCGCCACCGCATGTCACCTCGACCCGGACGGGCAGTCCGTCCACGCCTTCCTGCACGGCCCGGGCGGACAGCCGTTCACCCTGGTCATCTCCGCGACCCCGGCCGGAGTCTTCCGCGAACAGATCCACCTCAACGACACCCACGCGGCCGCCACCGTCGACTTCGCCCGCCCCTACGAACCGGCCGCCACCACCTGGCTCACCACCGCCGACGGCACCACGAGCGGCTTCGGCGACCCGTTCGCCGCCATGTGGGCGTCCATCAACGCCCGCCTGTCCGGCCAGTACCCCGCCGACCTGCCGACCAGCGCCGACCTCGCCCTGCGCGTCGAAGACCTCGCCCTCGCCCTGGCCGGCCTCACCCGCACACGGAAGGACACCCGATCGTGA
- a CDS encoding IS5 family transposase, with protein sequence MTSSQPRLPYLSDLSDARWELMEPTLTAWRAERQKTSLNLGGKVTDLREVMNAILFLNRTGVPWRYLPHDFPPHTTVFGYFSAWTADGTIEKLGVHLHRMVREQAGRTAEPTACVIDAQSVKTATSVPSDTQGTDAGKKIVGRKRSIVVDTLGLLLLVIVTAASVSDNEAGKQLLTQLATDHPTITKAWVDTGYKTKAIEHGAALGIDVDVVPRNEQVKGFSVIPRRWVVERSFGWIMMHRRLARDYETKPAHSESMIRLAMISNLAKRATGETPITWHNP encoded by the coding sequence ATGACTTCTTCGCAGCCGCGCCTGCCGTACCTGAGTGATCTCTCCGATGCCCGCTGGGAGTTGATGGAGCCGACCTTGACGGCCTGGCGGGCCGAGCGGCAGAAGACCTCCCTCAACCTCGGCGGCAAGGTCACTGACCTGCGGGAAGTCATGAACGCGATCCTCTTCCTCAACCGGACCGGCGTCCCGTGGCGCTATCTGCCGCACGATTTCCCGCCGCACACCACGGTGTTCGGCTACTTCAGCGCCTGGACCGCCGACGGCACCATCGAGAAACTCGGCGTCCACCTGCACCGGATGGTCCGTGAGCAGGCAGGACGCACCGCGGAGCCCACCGCGTGCGTGATCGATGCGCAGAGCGTCAAGACCGCGACCAGCGTCCCCTCCGACACTCAGGGCACGGATGCAGGGAAGAAGATCGTGGGCCGCAAGCGCAGCATCGTCGTCGACACGCTCGGCCTGTTACTGCTGGTCATCGTGACCGCCGCCAGCGTCTCCGACAACGAGGCCGGCAAGCAACTCCTCACCCAACTCGCCACAGACCACCCCACGATCACCAAGGCATGGGTCGACACCGGCTACAAGACCAAGGCCATCGAGCACGGCGCCGCCCTCGGCATTGATGTCGACGTAGTCCCACGAAACGAGCAGGTCAAAGGCTTCTCGGTGATCCCCAGGCGCTGGGTCGTGGAGCGAAGTTTCGGGTGGATCATGATGCACCGCCGCCTCGCCCGCGACTACGAGACCAAACCTGCGCATTCCGAGAGCATGATCCGCCTCGCGATGATCTCGAACCTTGCGAAACGAGCAACCGGAGAAACACCCATAACCTGGCACAACCCATGA
- a CDS encoding ATP-binding protein, translated as MSRPVLVGRLLELDAAGVLTAAHVRAGAQVGGVAVRTVWRWLDAARTEGRVERRPRARLELSEQAWEVLAKAGGNVSVLHRHLKDAGGEVPSLASLYRVVRRDLEAGRVLPDRVVVRREREEQRTRQALADLALAGPREGGAAKTVVRRLPRPVPAASAVLPSVESGAVAGVVLPAGARLVGTSSVRAVAEAVGQAMAAEGAVCVFGDPGRGKTAAVRMALHEVPPGWRVTWVPVPVRPSVAGMRRAVFDALGLPGRFPHTSALADAAVAGALGEARVLVVDEAQRLPVPCLEYLQSLWDHPGTRITLVLCGAGSERALARLSQLASRVGAWQEVPRLAAAEVAAVVTGFHPLWRTVPAPDLAWIDPSCAHGTFRMWAALTAHLQNALLTTADAAVDRALLRRLFRRVAPPL; from the coding sequence GTGTCCAGGCCGGTGCTGGTGGGGCGGCTGCTGGAGCTCGATGCGGCCGGGGTGTTGACCGCGGCGCATGTGCGGGCGGGCGCGCAGGTCGGTGGGGTGGCTGTGCGGACGGTGTGGCGGTGGCTGGATGCGGCGCGGACGGAGGGCCGTGTGGAGCGCAGGCCGCGGGCCCGGCTGGAGTTGTCCGAGCAGGCGTGGGAGGTGCTGGCGAAGGCGGGTGGGAACGTGTCGGTGCTGCACCGGCATTTGAAGGATGCCGGTGGAGAGGTGCCGTCGCTGGCGTCGCTGTACCGGGTGGTGCGCCGGGACCTGGAGGCCGGCAGGGTCTTGCCGGACCGTGTGGTGGTGCGGCGGGAGCGGGAAGAGCAGCGGACACGGCAGGCGCTGGCTGACCTCGCGCTGGCGGGGCCGCGTGAGGGCGGCGCGGCGAAGACGGTTGTGCGCCGGCTGCCGCGCCCTGTGCCGGCGGCGTCCGCGGTCCTGCCGTCGGTGGAGAGCGGTGCGGTGGCGGGTGTGGTGTTGCCGGCGGGAGCGCGGTTGGTGGGGACGTCGTCGGTGCGGGCGGTGGCCGAGGCGGTCGGGCAGGCGATGGCGGCGGAGGGCGCGGTGTGTGTGTTCGGCGACCCGGGCCGGGGCAAGACCGCGGCCGTGCGGATGGCGCTCCACGAGGTCCCGCCGGGCTGGAGAGTGACGTGGGTGCCGGTGCCGGTGCGCCCGTCGGTTGCCGGCATGAGGCGGGCGGTGTTCGACGCACTGGGGCTGCCGGGCCGTTTCCCGCACACGTCGGCGCTGGCCGACGCCGCGGTCGCGGGGGCTCTGGGGGAAGCGCGGGTGCTGGTGGTCGATGAGGCGCAGCGCCTGCCCGTGCCGTGTCTGGAGTACCTGCAGAGCCTGTGGGACCACCCCGGCACACGGATCACGCTGGTGCTGTGCGGGGCGGGCAGCGAGCGGGCGCTGGCCCGGCTGTCGCAGCTGGCATCAAGGGTCGGCGCGTGGCAGGAGGTTCCGCGCCTGGCCGCAGCGGAGGTCGCGGCCGTGGTGACCGGCTTCCATCCGCTGTGGCGCACCGTCCCGGCCCCGGATCTGGCGTGGATCGACCCGTCGTGCGCCCACGGCACGTTCCGCATGTGGGCCGCTCTGACTGCCCACCTGCAGAACGCGCTGCTCACCACCGCTGACGCAGCCGTCGACCGGGCTTTGTTGAGGCGGCTGTTCAGGAGGGTCGCGCCGCCGCTGTGA
- a CDS encoding transposase gives MRRLLVLRAGKKLTASHVRVAADALGVAERTVWRWLAAAESDEAAAASPGARSRAGATFTVTSEVRGLLALWKGNVRAVHRELVLRAARESPPGDAPSLTTLHRAIRRDLTAGERAGLVGGERAARKHDVFLARPRGWRNQVWETDHMQAPVLVDVDGTARRPWITWFTDCATNAITGVAVTPGDPSRESVLSALRSAVLREDPYGPFGGLPEKVRVDRGKDFLSRTVTAAFDLLDVTVEDLPAYTPHLKGTVEGLNRAVESMFLTALPGYARQPRPGKRASRPKDEVLLGFEDFTARLLAWTSWWNTEHSPAPLRGRTPLEAWQDDPTPLRDVPVADLWTFTLEDAGTRTLTTRGVRFRKRDYVGPWMTGQAGIQVRVRFMPHHDHRIEVYHAASGRYLGSADLADRATEEQVSAVRRARAARTRRLKKDLEASQRERYAAVNQPAAPQRLGALTAAQAEAELAQATGTDLSQLSLPDLIPPAAPPAGWRTLL, from the coding sequence GTGCGGCGGCTGCTCGTTCTGCGGGCGGGGAAGAAGCTGACAGCCAGTCATGTACGGGTGGCTGCGGACGCGTTGGGGGTGGCGGAGCGCACGGTGTGGCGGTGGCTGGCCGCGGCTGAGAGCGATGAGGCCGCGGCCGCCAGCCCGGGTGCCCGGTCCCGGGCCGGTGCGACGTTCACGGTCACGTCTGAAGTCCGTGGGCTGTTGGCACTGTGGAAGGGGAACGTGCGGGCCGTCCATCGCGAACTGGTCCTGCGTGCCGCTCGGGAGTCTCCGCCTGGGGACGCACCGTCGCTGACGACGCTGCACCGGGCGATCCGCCGGGATCTGACGGCGGGGGAGCGGGCCGGGCTTGTGGGAGGGGAGCGGGCGGCGCGCAAGCACGATGTGTTCCTGGCCCGGCCGCGGGGCTGGCGCAACCAGGTGTGGGAGACCGACCACATGCAGGCCCCGGTGCTGGTCGACGTCGACGGCACCGCCCGCAGGCCGTGGATCACGTGGTTCACCGACTGCGCCACCAACGCGATCACGGGTGTCGCGGTCACGCCGGGGGATCCGTCGCGGGAGTCGGTGCTGTCCGCGCTGCGTTCCGCGGTCCTGCGCGAGGACCCCTACGGCCCGTTCGGCGGCCTGCCGGAGAAGGTACGGGTGGACCGCGGCAAGGACTTCCTGTCCCGGACGGTGACGGCCGCGTTCGATCTCCTGGACGTGACGGTGGAGGACCTGCCCGCCTACACCCCCCACCTCAAGGGCACCGTGGAGGGATTGAACCGGGCGGTGGAGAGCATGTTCCTGACCGCGCTGCCCGGCTACGCCCGCCAGCCGCGCCCCGGTAAACGGGCTTCCCGTCCGAAGGACGAAGTGCTGCTCGGTTTCGAGGACTTCACCGCCCGGCTGCTGGCCTGGACTTCGTGGTGGAACACCGAGCACAGCCCGGCGCCGTTGCGGGGCCGGACTCCGCTTGAGGCGTGGCAGGACGATCCGACCCCGCTGCGGGACGTGCCGGTCGCGGATCTGTGGACCTTCACCCTGGAGGACGCCGGCACCCGCACGCTGACCACCCGCGGAGTGCGCTTCAGGAAACGCGACTATGTGGGCCCGTGGATGACCGGTCAGGCCGGGATCCAGGTCCGGGTCCGCTTCATGCCCCACCACGACCACCGCATCGAGGTCTACCACGCGGCCAGCGGCCGCTATCTCGGTTCCGCAGATCTGGCCGACCGGGCCACCGAGGAACAGGTCAGCGCCGTACGGCGGGCACGGGCCGCCCGCACCCGCCGCCTCAAGAAGGACCTGGAGGCTTCCCAGCGCGAGCGCTACGCCGCCGTGAACCAGCCCGCCGCACCTCAGCGGCTCGGTGCGTTGACCGCTGCGCAGGCCGAGGCCGAACTCGCCCAGGCTACCGGTACCGACCTGTCGCAGCTGTCGCTGCCGGACCTCATCCCGCCCGCCGCGCCGCCGGCCGGGTGGCGTACCCTGCT